The Aedes albopictus strain Foshan chromosome 2, AalbF5, whole genome shotgun sequence region AAGATATTTCTTACCATTCTCTGCAAAGACAACTCATAGTCATTGTTAGAACCAGACATGGATTCAAAAAGCAGTACCCCTTCTCAGCACAGAATAACCCATATTCTTCCATTCGAAGACCCCTAGGCTGTTTCCTctcgaaattttcatttttttttcaaatttctagtgATTTTCTGGGGAGGTGTTTGACTGGTCACTAGTAAGATTCTCGTCGTAATTTTCATACGAGGTACATACTAGTTATGGTACCTAGTTGTACCCAAGTTATACCTCTTATCTTTGTAACATTCTCGAAAACGAGCTTTTAATCTATCGCATACTTGTCCCTCAACCGAATCAGTCGCTTTTAACACATATGTTACAGACCCAAGTGCACAAGTTGACGCAATTAAAATGTCAGTTCACTTTATCTGTCAAGtgcaaataataaaaacaaaaaaatatacatCGCAGTCTGGTATAGGAAATCAGAGTGATAATAGTCCTAGTTTGTGTATATTCATATCTTAAGTAACGCATTAGCTCCTATTGTAACGACACACGTTACTTATCACGTAAACTTCTAGCATGACAATAATCTATATTATAATATCAAGCATTAGCTATGGTTCGTATTAAGTATTAAATGTGTATTCGATCATAAGATGGAAACGATGCCACCGTCCACTACTGGTGGCATCGAACCACGTTTTGTTAAGTTTCCAACTGCATCGTACTATCTTCCGCTGTTTCTCCTCTCGTCGAACTAGATTCTATTTGGTCGCTTTAAAACTCCTAATTTTATCAATACTGCAGAGGAAAGTCTGAGAAATCGAAGAAATCGAAAAAGGAACCACCCTTAGAGACGAAATCAAAAACTAGTGAATCTGTTAAAAAGTTTTAACTTCTATTCTTGCGTTAGTTTCTTCTATCTACTGTATTACTAAACATCTGTTGATGAAGCGAAGACAATAACTGTTCTATCGACCTACCGACACTACCCTATTGACctttgttgaaaattttccactATGGAATTATCGTTTTTATTTTGGACGTGTGATATAGGTTTAGGTACAATGAAATAAAAACATTCGAGTTAAAACTAGGTAGATTTTGTTTTTCAGTAGAAAACATTTAATTACTCCAAAGTCATTCCACAAACGGAATCGTAAAACTAATCCAGGCAACGAAGCTCAAATACAGTGTAGGTATGAGTGTCGAACCAGGTTTGAAACATTATACACCGCCGGCTACCAGCATACATCCTTATCCGATACTAGCGTATTCAGTGTTTTTTGTGTTACCAACCTGCAAAATAAAAATTTCGATGGACAAAAATAAATGAGAGGAATTGGAATTGGCATTCGAAAAACATCTATTCGATGCTCTAGAAGGTTTTTCAAGAATGTAAACTTACACACACTAGAAAACAAAGTGGTTATAACCCAGCAGACTAAAGCAACTAAAGGATAATAAATTATACAAAATATAAAACCAAAACTGTAGGGGGAATTGACATCGCAAGAAACCAGCATATTTTTACTAATATCCAGGTGTTGTCACTGTTCTAAAATACGCCGAAAGCCTTGAGGACTGCCTTGAACATCTGCTCACGTTTAAATCTCAAATATTTACATAACAATGCACCTAATCATCTTCTTATCAAGTAAGCTTAACCATTGTAGAGTATCGTTTAAAACTTATTCtaaagattccttgaagaatttctccgaaTATGCCTTGGGGATTTTTACAAATCACCGATTTTTTAAAAGGTTCTTCAAAAATTTAAGTATTTAGGAATTCAAGCAAGGAATGTacccaagaattccattagaaatactaaaagaaaattgattttgaaaaattcgtttttcaaaaaactataggAATTTGATCATTTGGACTTTTTGgtaaatagggtagcgaaccacttgggcagcggacggtattttgggcactcttcgctataactcagtcaattccaaaccaattgacttgaaattttgtacacggctagatacgatacgtatctcatcgcgttccaaaaattgtgtcaattgattcagaattggctgagttgtagcagaaaagtgcccaaaataggacccctgccgagatggttccacttccctattgttGTTCTATTTTGTCATTGGATTCTAAGAAGTCTTCCATTCTTACCTCATGATATGGGTAGGAATCGCCGAAGTATACAACACGCACAGGATATTCTGCCCCTCCAGCAATGCGTGGCATTTGTGATAGTCCGAACACCAGTACTGTTCCAGGTTTATCACCTTGTCGCCATCCCGAAACATATCCTCCATTGCATCCACGGACTGGTGGAAGAAAGTACGCAGAATATCCAACCGATGGTTCCCCGATAGGGTCCTTTTGCCCGTATTCGTCAGATGCACATTCCTCGAAATCACGTACTTCGAGTGTTCCTTACTCATCAGCAAGAATCCCAAAATGCTCGAGTCCAGCTCGACCGTCGCCGGATAATTCTTCGGATAGTTCTGTTCCGCCGTAATGAGCAAATCGATTTCATTCATCCAAAACTGCTGACTCATGGTTTGGAGCTTGTCGTACGGTGGCTCCGCTCCGCAAAGGGCACAAATGCTCACTCCTTGCGTTATCGGAATGCTGATAAACCGATACGCTATGCCCGGACTCTTCTTCGGCAGAAATACCGGCACGTCCTGTTGAATAGTGCTGGAAGCGTTCAACAGCACCATCAACAACTTCCGATCCACGATATCCAAGTCCCACCAGCCCTCGGTCCCACAGGCAACCTTCTGCCTGATCAAGATCGAGCAGAAGGGAGATCCGATCTGAACGCTGAACTCGTTCAACTTGACCAGCATTGCCATACTCTCCGGACACAGTACGGCTTCGTTGTATCGGAAGAAGTCACTCTCCACCACCTCCAACAACTGATCAATCAGTGTATAACAATTCTTCAGCTCTCGCTTGAATCGATCAATATTCTTGATCTTCTTGATCGCGGCGATCCCCACGCAGAACACCATGGAGTAGTACGAAAAGTCCATCAGATTGCGGAGAACCTTTTCGGTGATTCCCTTGGCAATGCCGATCATCATCAAAGTCCCATCGTACTCCTTCCATATGATCATTCCCTCCTCGAGGTACGTGATCGAGAGGTCCACGTTCTGCGACTTGCAGAACATATGAACCCCATTGAGGGATGCGATGGTCGAAAATGGGAGCTGAAACAAGGACAAACTCGGTCTTAAATTGGATCATCCTATTGAAAGCTTCTAGTTCTACTAACCCATTTCCAGCTGAATATGTCCCTTAGATATCTACACCACCGTGTTCAGAACCAGCACCGTCAGATTAGTGGAAAACAGATTTGCGTGATCTTATCATATTAGGTGTTTGAGTGCATTGTTATTGAGGTGGCTACTGTTCCTTCAGGACAAACTTACATTCTCGCAATCACCCTTCTTTTTGGAATAGATCGGAACGCCGCCATCCGATGTGAGGCACATCAAATGGATGGACATTGTGATATTTCCTTTATCTCTAAACTAGAAAAACCATTCGAATTATCAATATCAACCTCTGTCTTAAACGGTACCCTAAAAAGCCGATACAAGCTCTCCGATTCTTCAACCTGTTGATGACGCCGTCCAATTATTTGGGTTTGTTTTGATTTCTCTTCGTTGCTGGCTCTGTTCCATCGTACCCAGCAGTTTTATATCCAACACGAAAGTTGTGCTACGTTTCGACCAGGTGTACTATGGGTCAAACAATATCATCGGAGTAtatcatttgattctaatatttttttaacgTGATTAATTCGTTTATGTACCAATTTATCAGAATATTGACAGCAGCTGACAACCatttttgatgcatttcattGAGATGTTTTAGACAGTAATGTTGCCAGTAATTCTTTAATAATTTgcagaaaaaatctaaaaattatgGCGAAGTGTATTGGATGAAAACGTtcgaaatatgtttttttttttttaatttttaata contains the following coding sequences:
- the LOC109421307 gene encoding protein fuzzy homolog isoform X2 → MFCKSQNVDLSITYLEEGMIIWKEYDGTLMMIGIAKGITEKVLRNLMDFSYYSMVFCVGIAAIKKIKNIDRFKRELKNCYTLIDQLLEVVESDFFRYNEAVLCPESMAMLVKLNEFSVQIGSPFCSILIRQKVACGTEGWWDLDIVDRKLLMVLLNASSTIQQDVPVFLPKKSPGIAYRFISIPITQGVSICALCGAEPPYDKLQTMSQQFWMNEIDLLITAEQNYPKNYPATVELDSSILGFLLMSKEHSKYVISRNVHLTNTGKRTLSGNHRLDILRTFFHQSVDAMEDMFRDGDKVINLEQYWCSDYHKCHALLEGQNILCVLYTSAIPTHIMRLVTQKTLNTLVSDKDVCW
- the LOC109421307 gene encoding protein fuzzy isoform X1, whose translation is MSIHLMCLTSDGGVPIYSKKKGDCENLPFSTIASLNGVHMFCKSQNVDLSITYLEEGMIIWKEYDGTLMMIGIAKGITEKVLRNLMDFSYYSMVFCVGIAAIKKIKNIDRFKRELKNCYTLIDQLLEVVESDFFRYNEAVLCPESMAMLVKLNEFSVQIGSPFCSILIRQKVACGTEGWWDLDIVDRKLLMVLLNASSTIQQDVPVFLPKKSPGIAYRFISIPITQGVSICALCGAEPPYDKLQTMSQQFWMNEIDLLITAEQNYPKNYPATVELDSSILGFLLMSKEHSKYVISRNVHLTNTGKRTLSGNHRLDILRTFFHQSVDAMEDMFRDGDKVINLEQYWCSDYHKCHALLEGQNILCVLYTSAIPTHIMRLVTQKTLNTLVSDKDVCW